The following proteins are co-located in the Pedobacter sp. FW305-3-2-15-E-R2A2 genome:
- a CDS encoding DUF6268 family outer membrane beta-barrel protein, protein MLKKNPLLKSILILLLILSGAGVFAQLTPVNTIDINTTYVPESKYRQKDGTLQNTEKTQKRIDLGYSFMISSKVDTSTRKIDSWTAMIDASYTQMGKPSNAHDLMPNRLLSTQFALVNYHSIGKKWGMVKVIQLGLNTDLRKFDIHDLFLSGGLLFIKNQSSRFSFGFGVFVANATNAPLVLPAVVFQLRTDGKFKFNIDLPTEVSTAYEMSKKMELKLALRFRNLSYDVENKANPKKRYLNYLELPLGLEGKWKSKRFDFTLGGGYMFIRDFQLKEGGIKNMFKDVPTNKLNGNIYVNAGISYRLKSK, encoded by the coding sequence ATGTTGAAAAAAAATCCCCTATTGAAGAGCATCCTCATCCTGCTGCTCATTTTATCCGGAGCAGGTGTATTTGCCCAATTAACACCAGTAAATACCATTGATATCAATACCACCTACGTTCCCGAAAGCAAGTACAGACAAAAAGACGGGACCTTACAAAACACCGAAAAAACCCAGAAGCGAATCGACCTCGGCTACAGTTTCATGATCTCCAGCAAGGTAGATACCAGCACCCGAAAAATAGACAGCTGGACCGCAATGATCGATGCAAGTTATACCCAGATGGGCAAACCCTCGAATGCACATGACCTGATGCCCAATCGTTTACTCAGCACACAATTTGCGCTCGTTAACTACCATTCCATAGGCAAGAAATGGGGAATGGTAAAGGTCATCCAGCTCGGCCTAAACACAGACCTCCGGAAATTCGACATTCATGATCTGTTCCTTAGCGGAGGTTTACTATTTATTAAAAACCAGAGTTCCAGATTTTCCTTTGGTTTTGGCGTTTTTGTAGCCAATGCCACCAACGCGCCACTCGTGTTACCGGCAGTTGTCTTTCAGCTGAGAACAGATGGTAAATTTAAATTCAATATAGACCTGCCAACCGAAGTCAGCACCGCTTATGAGATGAGTAAAAAGATGGAATTGAAACTGGCATTAAGGTTCAGGAACCTGAGCTACGACGTAGAAAATAAGGCGAATCCTAAAAAACGTTACCTCAATTACCTGGAACTTCCGCTTGGATTGGAAGGAAAATGGAAAAGCAAACGTTTTGATTTTACCCTGGGAGGCGGATACATGTTTATCAGGGATTTTCAACTTAAAGAAGGCGGCATTAAGAACATGTTTAAAGACGTGCCGACAAATAAATTAAATGGCAATATATACGTCAATGCAGGGATCAGCTACCGGTTAAAGTCAAAATAA
- a CDS encoding ABC transporter ATP-binding protein yields the protein MMLQAIELTKKYGDQTALDRLNLSVEPGEVFCLLGQNGAGKTTTINLFLGFTGASSGQALVNGVLVSPNQADTKRFLAYIPEVVMLYANLTSLENLDFFSRIAGFKYKRVELEQYLLQAGLQPEAFHKRVGNYSKGMRQKVGIAIAVAKNAAVILMDEPTSGLDPKATHEFSEIVKQLSAAGKTIFMATHDIFNAVNVGTRIGIMRQAALVHTLNAKDISAGDLQKLYLETI from the coding sequence GACCGCTTGAACCTGAGTGTGGAACCTGGCGAAGTGTTCTGTTTGTTGGGACAAAACGGCGCTGGGAAAACCACCACCATCAATTTGTTTTTGGGATTTACCGGAGCAAGTTCCGGGCAAGCATTGGTCAATGGGGTACTGGTTTCACCGAACCAGGCAGACACCAAACGGTTTCTGGCCTATATTCCTGAAGTGGTGATGTTATATGCCAACCTGACGAGTCTGGAAAACCTGGATTTCTTTAGCAGGATTGCCGGATTTAAATATAAAAGAGTGGAACTTGAACAGTATTTGCTTCAGGCAGGTTTACAGCCCGAGGCTTTTCATAAACGGGTAGGGAATTACAGCAAAGGGATGCGGCAGAAGGTGGGCATTGCCATTGCTGTCGCAAAAAATGCAGCGGTGATTCTGATGGATGAGCCAACGAGCGGATTGGACCCCAAGGCCACCCATGAATTCAGCGAAATTGTGAAACAGCTTTCAGCTGCGGGGAAAACGATATTTATGGCCACCCATGATATCTTTAACGCGGTAAATGTAGGAACGAGGATTGGAATTATGCGTCAGGCTGCCTTGGTTCATACGTTAAATGCAAAAGACATTTCTGCGGGAGATTTGCAGAAATTGTACCTGGAAACGATTTAA